One region of Sulfuriroseicoccus oceanibius genomic DNA includes:
- a CDS encoding glycosyltransferase family 39 protein, whose amino-acid sequence MSALTKFRIASLVALIFFGAWLIFGPDPVEAGIAAAEAAGKKVKVEHYIASGLWQGALIGGGIALLALVASPWLCRPAQPINDSKPSLPRSQKRFTIAVGVLTIAITAATNYQRLSQSLWDDEAKAMRMFIVGKLYQHSKTNEWKFKEATWSDTFFNYRLPNNHILFSAAAKLSHSGHNVKPTEPDAMYFSEWRLRLPSFLAGLGSIALVGALLTTLGFQRAAVFAMPLTALHPWFLRYLVEARGYAMVIFFTLLATLFLVRALQCGRWRWWLAFSAATFCLLWTYPVALYTAVTLFGTGALVLWFSPRFRGTRLAMTGRLVSAGLLMSAFIIFVMSPTLPQLQNYLAEDRDLQTLNPRLTADSISLFFTGTHWRLWDSGNPLSVALKDDINDSLAAFLVVAIPVALALLAGIVRLALKRTHAWLLLPVFLIPPAAFLAQAAVQQTAFYPWYIIGTIPIVPMLIALGADYAARPLGNRRAGGLVAIGSALLVIWAFSSLTSAQRNVTRNHPIEPTRDAFELYRSEVTNPFHPDIDQVITIGFHQENNTYDPKLHRLDDPQQQHRIHDLIAEARETGKPLYVDFGQEAYARLHFDEIFSLLDDPQTFELVAELPGLELQNTRKVMRLLPTQRHAPPAAP is encoded by the coding sequence ATGTCAGCACTCACCAAATTCCGCATCGCCTCACTCGTCGCACTGATCTTCTTCGGCGCCTGGTTGATCTTCGGGCCGGATCCGGTGGAGGCCGGCATCGCCGCAGCGGAAGCAGCCGGCAAAAAGGTAAAGGTCGAGCACTACATCGCCAGCGGACTGTGGCAAGGCGCACTCATCGGCGGGGGCATCGCCTTGCTCGCCTTGGTCGCCTCCCCGTGGCTCTGTCGCCCGGCCCAACCGATCAACGACAGCAAACCTTCCCTCCCGCGCTCGCAAAAACGCTTCACCATCGCCGTAGGCGTCCTCACCATCGCCATCACCGCGGCCACCAACTACCAGCGCTTGAGCCAAAGCCTGTGGGACGACGAAGCCAAGGCGATGCGCATGTTCATCGTCGGCAAGCTCTACCAGCATTCCAAAACCAACGAATGGAAGTTCAAAGAAGCCACTTGGAGCGACACATTCTTCAACTACCGCCTTCCCAACAACCACATCCTCTTCAGCGCGGCGGCCAAGCTCAGCCACAGCGGCCATAACGTGAAGCCCACCGAGCCCGACGCCATGTACTTCAGCGAGTGGCGCTTACGCCTCCCGTCGTTTCTTGCGGGGCTCGGATCCATCGCACTGGTCGGCGCGCTACTCACCACGCTGGGCTTCCAGCGCGCGGCGGTTTTTGCCATGCCGCTCACCGCATTGCACCCGTGGTTCCTGCGCTATCTGGTAGAGGCCCGCGGCTATGCCATGGTGATTTTCTTCACCCTGCTCGCCACGCTTTTCCTGGTCCGTGCGCTGCAATGCGGGCGCTGGCGTTGGTGGCTGGCGTTCTCCGCGGCCACATTCTGTTTGTTGTGGACCTATCCGGTCGCGCTCTACACCGCGGTCACGCTCTTCGGCACGGGGGCACTGGTCCTGTGGTTCTCCCCCCGCTTCCGCGGCACCCGTCTGGCCATGACCGGCCGCCTCGTCTCCGCCGGGCTCCTGATGAGCGCGTTCATCATCTTCGTCATGTCACCCACGCTGCCTCAGTTGCAAAACTACCTGGCTGAAGACCGCGACCTGCAGACCCTCAACCCACGCCTCACAGCCGACAGCATCTCGCTTTTCTTCACCGGCACCCACTGGCGCCTATGGGATTCTGGCAACCCATTGTCCGTCGCGTTAAAAGATGACATCAACGACAGCCTGGCCGCCTTCCTCGTCGTTGCGATCCCCGTGGCGCTGGCCCTGCTAGCCGGCATCGTGCGCCTCGCGCTCAAGCGCACCCACGCCTGGTTGTTGCTTCCCGTTTTCCTGATCCCACCCGCCGCATTCCTGGCACAGGCCGCGGTTCAACAAACCGCATTCTACCCGTGGTACATCATCGGCACCATTCCCATCGTGCCAATGCTCATCGCTCTGGGTGCCGACTACGCAGCCCGTCCACTGGGCAACCGCCGCGCGGGCGGACTCGTCGCCATTGGCTCGGCCCTGCTTGTGATCTGGGCGTTCAGCTCACTCACTTCGGCACAGCGCAACGTCACCCGCAACCACCCGATCGAGCCCACACGCGATGCCTTCGAACTCTACCGCAGCGAGGTGACCAACCCATTCCACCCGGATATCGACCAGGTCATCACCATCGGGTTCCACCAGGAAAACAACACCTACGACCCGAAACTCCACCGCCTCGACGACCCGCAACAACAACACCGCATCCACGACCTCATCGCCGAAGCCCGCGAAACCGGCAAACCGCTCTACGTCGATTTCGGTCAGGAAGCCTACGCCCGGCTCCACTTCGATGAGATCTTCTCCCTCCTCGACGACCCGCAAACTTTCGAACTCGTCGCAGAACTTCCCGGTCTGGAATTGCAGAACACACGTAAAGTGATGCGACTGCTACCTACTCAGCGCCACGCACCACCAGCCGCCCCATAA